A single window of Streptomyces griseoviridis DNA harbors:
- the glyA gene encoding serine hydroxymethyltransferase, protein MPVTRIPADATDLLRRQDPELAGVLLGELARQSTTLQLIAAENFTSPAVLAALGSPLANKYAEGYPGARHHGGCEIVDVAERIARDRATALFGAAHANVQPHSGSAAVLAAYAALLRPGDTVLALGLPYGGHLTHGSPANFSGRWFDFVGYRVDPDTGLVDHEQLRTLARAHRPKAIVCGSIAYPRHLDYALFREVADEVGAYLIADAAHPMGLVAGGAAPNPVPYADIVCATTHKVLRGPRGGMLLCGEELAERVDRAVFPFTQGGAQMHTIAAKAVAFGEAATPAFAGYAHQVVANARVLAAGLAREGLAVTTGGTDTHLITADPAPLGVGGREARGLLAAAGIVLDSCALPRADVRGVRLGTAAVTTQGMREQEMAGVAALLAGVLRGRVEARRAREEVRELVTAFPPYPG, encoded by the coding sequence ATGCCGGTCACCCGCATCCCCGCCGATGCCACCGATCTCCTGCGCCGCCAGGACCCGGAGCTGGCCGGAGTCCTGCTGGGGGAGCTGGCACGGCAGTCGACGACGCTCCAGCTGATCGCCGCCGAGAACTTCACCTCGCCCGCCGTCCTCGCCGCCCTCGGCTCACCGCTCGCCAACAAGTACGCCGAGGGCTACCCGGGCGCCAGGCACCACGGCGGCTGCGAGATCGTCGACGTCGCCGAGCGGATCGCCCGCGACCGGGCGACGGCCCTGTTCGGCGCCGCGCACGCCAACGTCCAGCCGCACTCGGGCTCCGCCGCCGTCCTCGCCGCCTACGCCGCGCTGCTGCGTCCCGGCGACACCGTGCTCGCCCTCGGGCTGCCCTACGGCGGCCACCTCACGCACGGCTCGCCCGCCAACTTCTCCGGCCGCTGGTTCGACTTCGTCGGCTACCGCGTCGACCCCGACACCGGCCTCGTCGACCACGAGCAGCTGCGCACGCTGGCCCGCGCGCACCGCCCCAAGGCCATCGTCTGCGGCTCCATCGCCTACCCCAGGCACCTCGACTACGCCCTGTTCCGGGAGGTCGCCGACGAGGTCGGCGCGTATCTGATCGCGGACGCCGCGCACCCGATGGGGCTGGTCGCCGGGGGAGCGGCGCCGAACCCCGTGCCGTACGCCGACATCGTCTGCGCCACCACGCACAAGGTGCTGCGCGGGCCGCGCGGCGGGATGCTGCTGTGCGGCGAGGAGCTGGCGGAGCGGGTCGACCGCGCGGTCTTCCCGTTCACCCAGGGCGGTGCGCAGATGCACACCATCGCCGCGAAGGCCGTCGCGTTCGGGGAGGCGGCGACGCCCGCCTTCGCCGGCTACGCCCACCAGGTGGTCGCCAACGCGCGGGTGCTCGCGGCCGGCCTCGCGCGGGAGGGCCTCGCGGTGACGACCGGCGGCACCGACACCCATCTGATCACCGCCGACCCCGCGCCGCTCGGCGTCGGCGGGCGGGAGGCGCGCGGGCTGCTCGCCGCCGCCGGGATCGTGCTCGACTCCTGCGCGCTGCCCCGTGCCGACGTGCGCGGGGTCCGCCTCGGCACCGCGGCCGTCACCACCCAGGGCATGCGCGAGCAGGAGATGGCGGGCGTCGCGGCGCTCCTCGCGGGCGTGCTGCGCGGCCGGGTGGAGGCCAGGCGGGCGCGCGAGGAGGTACGGGAACTGGTCACCGCGTTCCCGCCGTATCCCGGCTGA